The following coding sequences are from one Streptomyces angustmyceticus window:
- a CDS encoding phosphatidylserine decarboxylase, protein MPHSQSSASRGSVRLARGASPWLLPTVATAAVSLARSRRSGRWAAVAVPTTALAAGMLWFFRDPEREIAQGRVISPADGVVQSIMPWKDGRTRVAIFMSPLNVHVNRAPLAGTVTSVEHIPGGFVPAFNKESENNERVVWHFDTELGDIEMVQIAGAVARRIVPYVPQGTKVEQGERIGLIRFGSRVDVYLPEGVEAAVEVGQATTAGVTRLDRD, encoded by the coding sequence ATGCCCCACAGCCAATCCTCTGCATCACGCGGTAGCGTCCGCCTCGCGCGCGGAGCGTCGCCGTGGCTCCTGCCGACCGTTGCCACGGCAGCGGTCAGCCTCGCCCGGTCCCGCCGGTCGGGACGCTGGGCCGCCGTTGCCGTGCCCACCACCGCACTGGCGGCGGGCATGCTGTGGTTCTTCCGCGACCCGGAGCGGGAGATCGCTCAGGGCCGCGTCATCTCCCCGGCCGACGGCGTGGTGCAGAGCATCATGCCGTGGAAGGACGGGCGCACCCGCGTCGCGATCTTCATGAGCCCGCTGAACGTCCACGTCAACCGCGCGCCGCTGGCCGGCACGGTGACGTCCGTGGAGCACATCCCCGGCGGGTTCGTCCCGGCGTTCAACAAGGAGAGCGAGAACAACGAGCGGGTGGTCTGGCACTTCGACACCGAGCTCGGCGACATCGAGATGGTGCAGATCGCCGGCGCGGTGGCCCGCCGCATCGTCCCCTACGTGCCCCAGGGCACCAAGGTCGAGCAGGGCGAGCGGATCGGGCTGATCCGTTTCGGCTCGCGCGTCGACGTCTACCTCCCGGAAGGCGTCGAGGCCGCGGTCGAGGTCGGCCAGGCCACTACCGCGGGGGTGACACGCCTTGACCGTGATTGA
- a CDS encoding methylmalonyl-CoA mutase family protein yields the protein MTERQKDRPWLMRTYAGHSTAEASNELYRRNLAKGQTGLSVAFDLPTQTGYDPDHILARGEVGRVGVPVSHLGDMRRLFQDIPLDQMNTSMTINATAMWLLALYEVVAEEQGADISKLSGTTQNDIVKEYLSRGTHVFPPGPSLRLTTDMITYTVAHIPKWNPINICSYHLQEAGATPVQEIAYAMSTAIAVLDAVRDSGQVPPEKFGDVVARISFFVNAGVRFVEEMCKMRAFGRIWDKITRERYGIENDKQRRFRYGVQVNSLGLTEAQPENNVQRIVLEMLAVTLSKDARARAVQLPAWNEALGLPRPWDQQWSLRIQQVLAHESDLLEYEDIFAGSHVIEAKVDALVEDCLAEIERIQEMGGAMAAVESGYLKSQLVTAHAERRARIEAGEEKIVGVNCFEGTEPNPLTADLDTAIMTVDPANEARVVQALHEWRDNRDEVRAQDALSALKKTAAGDGNLFAATLECARAGVTTGEWAWALRDVFGEFRAPTGVSSAPLAVAAEEGSPLAEVREKVAKTAAELGSGKLRLLVGKPGLDGHSNGAEQIAVRARDAGFEVIYQGIRLTPEQIVSAAVAEDVHCVGLSILSGSHAELVPDVLDRLRRTGVDTTPGPGGPPIPVIVGGIIPSADAAALREAGVAAVFTPKDFGITEIIGRIVDEIRKANQLDPLEVPA from the coding sequence ATGACTGAGCGTCAGAAGGATCGTCCGTGGCTGATGCGGACCTACGCCGGCCACTCCACCGCCGAGGCGTCCAACGAGCTGTACCGGCGTAATCTCGCCAAGGGCCAGACGGGTCTGTCGGTCGCGTTCGACCTCCCGACGCAGACCGGTTACGACCCCGACCACATCCTCGCCCGCGGCGAGGTCGGCCGGGTCGGGGTCCCGGTGTCCCACCTCGGCGACATGCGACGGCTGTTCCAGGACATACCCCTGGACCAGATGAACACCTCGATGACCATCAACGCGACGGCCATGTGGCTGCTGGCGCTGTACGAGGTGGTCGCCGAGGAGCAGGGTGCCGACATCTCCAAGCTGTCGGGGACGACGCAGAACGACATCGTCAAGGAGTACCTCTCGCGCGGGACGCACGTCTTCCCGCCGGGACCCTCGCTCCGGCTGACCACCGACATGATCACGTACACGGTGGCGCACATCCCCAAGTGGAACCCGATCAACATCTGCAGCTACCACCTGCAGGAGGCGGGGGCCACACCGGTCCAGGAGATCGCCTACGCCATGTCCACCGCCATCGCGGTGCTGGACGCGGTACGGGACTCCGGGCAGGTGCCGCCGGAGAAGTTCGGTGATGTCGTGGCCCGTATCTCGTTCTTCGTGAACGCCGGCGTCCGCTTCGTCGAGGAGATGTGCAAGATGCGCGCCTTCGGCCGCATCTGGGACAAGATCACCCGCGAGCGCTACGGCATCGAGAACGACAAGCAGCGCCGGTTCCGCTACGGCGTCCAGGTCAACTCGCTCGGCCTGACCGAGGCGCAGCCGGAGAACAACGTCCAGCGGATCGTCCTGGAGATGCTGGCCGTCACGCTCTCCAAGGACGCCCGCGCCCGCGCCGTGCAGCTCCCCGCCTGGAACGAGGCGCTGGGGCTGCCGCGGCCCTGGGACCAGCAGTGGTCGCTGCGCATCCAGCAGGTCCTCGCCCACGAGAGCGACCTGCTGGAGTACGAGGACATCTTCGCCGGCTCGCACGTCATCGAGGCCAAGGTCGACGCCCTGGTCGAGGACTGCCTGGCGGAGATCGAGCGGATCCAGGAGATGGGCGGCGCGATGGCCGCGGTGGAGTCCGGCTACCTCAAGTCGCAGCTGGTCACCGCGCACGCCGAGCGGCGGGCCCGGATCGAGGCCGGCGAGGAGAAGATCGTCGGCGTCAACTGCTTCGAGGGCACCGAGCCCAACCCGCTCACCGCGGACCTCGACACCGCGATCATGACCGTCGACCCGGCCAACGAGGCGCGCGTGGTGCAGGCCCTGCACGAGTGGCGGGACAACCGCGACGAGGTCCGGGCGCAGGACGCGCTCTCGGCACTGAAGAAGACCGCGGCCGGCGACGGCAACCTCTTCGCGGCCACCCTGGAGTGCGCCCGCGCCGGCGTGACGACCGGCGAGTGGGCCTGGGCGCTGCGGGACGTCTTCGGCGAGTTCCGGGCCCCCACGGGCGTCTCCAGCGCTCCCCTGGCGGTCGCCGCCGAGGAGGGCAGCCCGCTCGCCGAGGTCCGCGAGAAGGTCGCCAAGACCGCCGCCGAACTCGGCAGCGGAAAGCTGCGGCTGCTGGTCGGCAAGCCCGGCCTGGACGGCCACAGCAACGGTGCCGAGCAGATCGCCGTACGGGCCAGGGACGCCGGCTTCGAGGTGATCTACCAGGGCATCCGGCTGACCCCGGAGCAGATCGTCTCGGCCGCGGTCGCCGAGGACGTGCACTGCGTGGGCCTGTCGATCCTGTCCGGCTCGCACGCCGAGCTGGTCCCGGACGTCCTGGACCGGCTGCGGCGCACCGGCGTCGACACCACTCCCGGGCCTGGCGGCCCTCCCATACCGGTGATCGTCGGCGGCATCATCCCCTCCGCCGATGCGGCAGCGCTCCGGGAAGCCGGAGTGGCGGCCGTGTTCACCCCCAAGGACTTCGGTATTACGGAGATCATCGGCCGTATCGTCGACGAGATCCGGAAAGCGAACCAGCTCGACCCCCTGGAGGTCCCCGCATGA
- a CDS encoding MaoC family dehydratase: MQFGRTYEEFTVGDVYKHWPGKTVTEYDDHLFCLLTMNHHPLHMDSNYAERTTDFGKNVVVGNYIYSLLLGMSVPDVSGKAIANLEIESLKHVAPTFHGDTIYGETTVLDKTPSRSKTDRGIVHVETKGYKQDGTLVCVFRRKVMVPTATYIKERGGEQPGRPELQAPPAKKEK; this comes from the coding sequence ATGCAGTTCGGCCGTACCTATGAAGAGTTCACCGTCGGCGATGTGTACAAGCACTGGCCGGGGAAGACCGTCACCGAATACGACGACCACCTCTTCTGCCTGCTCACGATGAACCACCACCCGCTGCACATGGACAGCAACTACGCCGAGCGGACCACCGACTTCGGCAAGAACGTCGTCGTCGGCAACTACATCTACTCGCTGCTGCTGGGCATGTCGGTGCCCGACGTCTCCGGGAAGGCCATCGCCAACCTGGAGATCGAGTCGCTGAAGCACGTGGCGCCCACCTTCCACGGCGACACGATCTACGGCGAGACCACCGTGCTCGACAAGACGCCCTCCCGCTCCAAGACGGACCGCGGCATCGTGCACGTGGAGACCAAGGGCTACAAGCAGGACGGCACCCTGGTCTGCGTCTTCCGGCGCAAGGTCATGGTCCCCACGGCCACCTACATCAAGGAGCGCGGCGGCGAGCAGCCCGGCCGCCCGGAGCTGCAGGCCCCGCCGGCCAAGAAGGAGAAGTAG
- the ccrA gene encoding crotonyl-CoA carboxylase/reductase: MNEILDAILAPDTTSADFAGLTIPESYRAVTVHKDEAEMFAGLESKEKDPRKSLHVDEVPVPELGPGEALVAVMASSVNYNSVWTSIFEPVSTFGFLERYGKLSPLTKRHDLPYHVIGSDLAGVVLRTGPGVNAWGPGDEVVAHCLSVELESSDGHNDTMLDPEQRIWGFETNFGGLAEIALVKSNQLMPKPKHLSWEEAASPGLVNSTAYRQLVSQNGAGMKQGDNVLIWGASGGLGSYATQFALAGGANPICVVSSDQKAEICRQMGAEAIIDRNAEGYKFWKDDHNQDPKEWKRFGKRIRELTGGEDVDIVFEHPGRETFGASVYVTRKGGTIVTCASTSGYNHQYDNRYLWMSLKRIVGSHFANYREAWEANRLIAKGKIHPTLSKTYSLEETGQAAYDVHRNLHQGKVGVLALAPEEGMGVRDEEMRAKHLDAINRFRNV; encoded by the coding sequence GTGAACGAAATCCTGGACGCAATCCTCGCGCCTGACACCACCAGCGCCGACTTCGCCGGCCTGACCATCCCCGAGTCCTACCGCGCGGTGACCGTGCACAAGGACGAGGCCGAGATGTTCGCCGGCCTCGAAAGCAAGGAGAAGGACCCCCGCAAGTCGCTGCACGTCGACGAGGTGCCGGTGCCCGAGCTGGGCCCGGGCGAGGCGCTGGTGGCCGTCATGGCCTCCTCCGTGAACTACAACTCCGTGTGGACCTCGATCTTCGAGCCGGTGTCGACGTTCGGGTTCCTGGAGCGCTACGGCAAGCTCTCCCCCCTCACCAAGCGGCACGACCTCCCGTACCACGTCATCGGTTCCGACCTGGCCGGCGTGGTCCTGCGCACCGGGCCCGGCGTCAACGCCTGGGGCCCCGGCGACGAGGTGGTCGCGCACTGCCTGTCCGTCGAGCTGGAGTCCTCCGACGGCCACAACGACACGATGCTCGACCCCGAGCAGCGGATCTGGGGCTTCGAGACCAACTTCGGCGGCCTGGCCGAGATCGCACTGGTCAAGTCCAACCAGCTGATGCCCAAGCCCAAGCACCTGAGCTGGGAGGAGGCGGCGTCGCCCGGTCTGGTCAACTCGACCGCCTACCGCCAGCTCGTCTCGCAGAACGGCGCGGGGATGAAGCAGGGCGACAACGTCCTGATCTGGGGCGCCAGCGGCGGACTCGGCTCGTACGCCACCCAGTTCGCGCTGGCCGGTGGCGCCAACCCGATCTGCGTGGTCTCCTCCGACCAGAAGGCGGAGATCTGCCGCCAGATGGGCGCCGAGGCGATCATCGACCGCAACGCCGAGGGCTACAAGTTCTGGAAGGACGACCACAACCAGGACCCCAAGGAGTGGAAGCGCTTCGGCAAGCGCATCCGCGAACTGACCGGCGGCGAGGACGTGGACATCGTCTTCGAGCACCCCGGCCGGGAGACCTTCGGCGCGTCCGTCTACGTCACCCGCAAGGGCGGCACCATCGTCACCTGCGCCTCCACCTCGGGCTACAACCACCAGTACGACAACCGCTACCTGTGGATGTCGCTGAAGCGGATCGTCGGCTCGCACTTCGCCAACTACCGCGAGGCGTGGGAGGCCAACCGCCTGATCGCCAAGGGCAAGATCCACCCGACACTGTCGAAGACGTACAGCCTCGAGGAGACCGGACAGGCGGCGTACGACGTGCACCGCAACCTCCACCAGGGCAAGGTCGGCGTGCTGGCACTGGCCCCCGAGGAGGGCATGGGCGTGCGTGACGAGGAAATGCGCGCCAAGCACCTCGACGCCATCAACCGCTTCCGGAACGTCTGA
- a CDS encoding HpcH/HpaI aldolase/citrate lyase family protein: MTEAAPPVSRLRPRRSCLAVPGSNPRFLEKAQGLPADQVFLDLEDACAPLAKEGARHHIVEALNEGDWTGKTRVVRVNDWTTHWTYRDVITVVEGAGQNLDCIMLPKVQDAQQIVALDLLLTQIEKTMGFEAGRIGIEAQIENAKGLVNVDAIAGASPRLETIIFGPADFMASINMKSLVVGEQPPGYGADAYHYILMRILMAARTYDLQAIDGPYLQIKNIDGYREVAGRAAALGFDGKWVLHPGQVEAANEVFSPSQEDYDHAELILDAYEYHTSEAGGAKGSAMLGDEMIDEASRKMALVIAGKGRAAGMARSSKFEAPEA; the protein is encoded by the coding sequence ATGACCGAGGCCGCACCCCCGGTGTCCCGGCTGCGCCCGCGCCGCTCCTGTCTCGCGGTCCCCGGCAGCAACCCGCGCTTCCTGGAGAAGGCCCAGGGCCTCCCGGCCGACCAGGTCTTCCTGGACCTGGAGGACGCCTGTGCGCCGCTCGCCAAGGAGGGCGCCCGCCACCACATCGTCGAGGCGCTGAACGAGGGCGACTGGACGGGCAAGACCCGGGTCGTACGGGTCAACGACTGGACGACGCACTGGACCTACCGGGACGTCATCACGGTCGTCGAGGGCGCGGGGCAGAACCTCGACTGCATCATGCTGCCGAAGGTCCAGGACGCCCAGCAGATCGTGGCGCTGGACCTGCTGCTGACGCAGATCGAGAAGACCATGGGCTTCGAGGCCGGCCGGATCGGTATCGAGGCACAGATCGAGAACGCCAAGGGCCTGGTGAACGTCGACGCGATCGCCGGTGCCTCACCGCGCCTGGAGACCATCATCTTCGGCCCGGCCGACTTCATGGCCTCCATCAACATGAAGTCCCTGGTGGTCGGCGAGCAGCCGCCCGGCTATGGCGCGGATGCCTATCACTACATTCTGATGCGCATTCTGATGGCGGCACGCACCTACGATCTGCAGGCCATCGACGGCCCGTACCTTCAGATCAAGAATATTGACGGGTATCGCGAGGTCGCCGGCCGCGCCGCCGCCCTCGGCTTCGACGGCAAGTGGGTGCTGCACCCGGGTCAGGTCGAGGCCGCCAACGAGGTGTTCTCCCCCTCCCAGGAGGACTACGACCACGCCGAGCTGATCCTGGACGCCTACGAGTACCACACCTCGGAGGCGGGCGGGGCCAAGGGCTCCGCGATGCTCGGCGACGAGATGATCGACGAGGCGAGCCGGAAGATGGCGCTGGTCATCGCCGGCAAGGGCCGGGCCGCCGGCATGGCCCGCAGTTCCAAGTTCGAGGCCCCGGAGGCATAA
- a CDS encoding acyl-CoA dehydrogenase family protein, translating into MTRLAQTEGLTDIQREILSTVRDFVDKEIIPVATELEHRDEYPSQIVEGLKELGVFGLMIPEEYGGLGESLLTYALTVEEIARGWMSVSGIINTHFIVAYMLKQHGTQEQKDYFLPKMAAGEIRGAFSMSEPALGSDVSAISSKGVRDGDEYVLNGQKMWLTNGGSSTLVAVLCRTDEGHPEGTAPHKSMTTFLVEKEAGFGEVRPGLTIPGKIDKMGYKGVDTTELIMDGLRIPADRVLGGETGRGFYHMMDGVEVGRVNVAARGCGVAQRAFELGVSYAQQRHTFGKPIAQHQAIQFKLAEMATKVEAAHAMMVNAARKKDSGQRNDLEAGMAKYLASEYCKEVVEDAFRIHGGYGFSKEYEIERLYREAPMLLIGEGTAEIQKMIIGRRLLEEYRIQG; encoded by the coding sequence ATGACCCGTCTCGCGCAGACCGAGGGCCTGACCGACATCCAGCGGGAAATCCTCTCCACCGTCCGCGACTTCGTGGACAAGGAGATCATTCCGGTCGCCACGGAACTGGAGCACCGCGACGAGTACCCGTCGCAGATCGTCGAGGGCCTGAAGGAACTCGGCGTGTTCGGCCTGATGATCCCCGAGGAGTACGGCGGGCTGGGCGAGTCGCTGCTCACCTACGCGCTGACCGTCGAGGAGATCGCCCGCGGCTGGATGAGCGTCTCGGGCATCATCAACACCCACTTCATCGTGGCGTACATGCTCAAGCAGCACGGCACGCAGGAGCAGAAGGACTACTTCCTGCCGAAGATGGCGGCCGGTGAGATCCGGGGCGCCTTCTCGATGTCGGAGCCGGCGCTGGGCTCGGACGTTTCGGCCATTTCCTCCAAGGGTGTCCGCGACGGCGACGAGTACGTCCTCAACGGCCAGAAGATGTGGCTCACCAACGGCGGTTCGTCCACCCTCGTCGCGGTGCTGTGCCGGACGGACGAGGGCCACCCGGAGGGCACCGCGCCGCACAAGTCGATGACGACCTTCCTCGTGGAGAAGGAGGCCGGCTTCGGCGAGGTGCGCCCCGGTCTCACCATTCCGGGCAAGATCGACAAGATGGGCTACAAGGGCGTCGACACCACCGAGCTGATCATGGACGGGCTGCGGATCCCGGCCGATCGGGTGCTCGGCGGCGAGACCGGACGTGGCTTCTATCACATGATGGACGGCGTCGAGGTCGGCCGGGTGAATGTGGCGGCCCGCGGCTGCGGTGTGGCACAGCGCGCGTTCGAGCTGGGTGTTTCGTACGCGCAGCAGCGACACACCTTCGGCAAGCCGATCGCCCAGCACCAGGCCATCCAGTTCAAACTGGCGGAAATGGCGACAAAGGTCGAAGCGGCGCATGCGATGATGGTTAATGCCGCTCGCAAAAAGGACTCGGGCCAGCGAAACGACCTCGAAGCGGGCATGGCGAAGTACCTGGCCTCCGAGTACTGCAAGGAGGTAGTGGAAGACGCTTTCCGCATCCACGGCGGTTACGGCTTCTCCAAGGAGTACGAGATCGAGCGGCTCTACCGCGAGGCCCCGATGCTCCTGATCGGCGAAGGAACCGCCGAGATCCAGAAAATGATCATTGGGCGACGGCTACTCGAGGAGTACCGGATCCAGGGCTGA
- a CDS encoding 3-hydroxyacyl-CoA dehydrogenase family protein has product MGPQSTPDLSTEASPLSLSTVAVVGLGTMGTGIAEVLTRAGREVIGIDTDEAAARHAVTALEATTARAVRRERITERERQDILARFRTFTDLQAAADADLVIEVVPEDYELKRQVFAGLDAVVRPDTILATGTNALSVTRLAADSQRPERVLGVHFFNPAPAMKLVEVVSSVLTAPAAVAAVTELAHALGKDPIAVGDRPGFVADGLLFGYLNQAAAMYESKYATREDIDAAMRLGCGLPMGPLALLDLIGVDTARTVLEAMYAESQDRLHAPAPILGQLAEAGLTGRKAGRGFYTYDAPGSTTVVPDAESPAAADELAGGRSVTGVGVAGSGTMASGIAEVFAKAGYKVVLAARSLEKAEKAKARIAKSLGRSVDKGRMSAEARDTALAAITPAGSLDAFADVDLAVEAVAEDLAVKQELFKTLDKVCKPGAVLATTTSSLPVVACARATSRPEDVIGMHFFNPAPAMKLVEVVRTVLTADDVHATVRAVCAKVRKHPVDCGDRAGFIVNALLFPYLNNAIKMVEEHYASLDDIDAAMKLGGGYPMGPFELLDVVGLDVSLAIEKVLHAEFRDPGLAPAPLLEHLVAAGCLGRKTGRGFREYARR; this is encoded by the coding sequence ATGGGCCCTCAGTCCACCCCAGATCTCTCAACTGAAGCCTCCCCCCTGTCCCTTTCCACCGTGGCCGTCGTCGGCCTGGGCACCATGGGTACCGGTATCGCCGAGGTGCTGACCCGGGCCGGCCGCGAGGTCATCGGCATCGACACCGACGAGGCCGCGGCCCGGCACGCCGTCACGGCCCTCGAAGCCACCACCGCCCGCGCGGTGCGACGCGAGCGGATCACCGAGCGGGAGCGGCAGGACATCCTGGCCCGCTTCCGCACCTTCACCGACCTGCAGGCCGCCGCGGACGCCGATCTCGTCATCGAGGTCGTGCCCGAGGACTACGAGCTCAAGCGGCAGGTCTTCGCGGGGCTCGACGCCGTGGTCCGCCCGGACACCATCCTCGCCACCGGCACCAACGCCCTGTCCGTGACCCGGCTGGCCGCCGATTCGCAGCGCCCCGAGCGGGTGCTCGGTGTGCACTTCTTCAACCCCGCGCCGGCCATGAAGCTGGTCGAGGTGGTCTCGTCCGTGCTCACCGCGCCGGCCGCGGTCGCGGCCGTCACGGAGCTGGCCCACGCCCTGGGCAAGGACCCGATCGCGGTGGGTGACCGCCCCGGCTTCGTCGCGGACGGCCTGCTGTTCGGCTACCTGAACCAGGCCGCGGCGATGTACGAGTCCAAGTACGCCACCCGCGAGGACATCGACGCCGCGATGCGGCTCGGCTGCGGCCTGCCGATGGGCCCGCTGGCGCTGCTGGACCTGATCGGCGTGGACACCGCGCGGACGGTCCTGGAGGCGATGTACGCCGAGTCCCAGGACCGGCTGCACGCCCCCGCGCCGATCCTGGGCCAGCTCGCCGAGGCGGGCCTGACCGGCCGCAAGGCGGGCCGCGGTTTCTACACGTACGACGCGCCGGGCAGCACCACGGTCGTGCCGGACGCGGAGAGCCCGGCGGCCGCCGACGAGCTGGCCGGCGGGCGGAGCGTCACCGGCGTCGGCGTGGCCGGCTCCGGGACGATGGCCAGCGGCATCGCCGAGGTCTTCGCCAAGGCGGGCTACAAGGTCGTGCTGGCCGCCCGCAGCCTGGAGAAGGCCGAGAAGGCCAAGGCCCGGATCGCCAAGTCGCTGGGCCGCTCGGTGGACAAGGGCCGGATGAGCGCCGAGGCCCGGGACACCGCGCTGGCCGCGATCACCCCGGCCGGGTCGCTGGACGCGTTCGCGGACGTGGACCTCGCGGTCGAGGCGGTGGCCGAGGACCTGGCGGTCAAGCAGGAGCTGTTCAAGACCCTGGACAAGGTCTGCAAGCCGGGCGCGGTCCTGGCCACCACCACCTCGTCGCTGCCGGTCGTGGCCTGCGCCCGCGCCACCTCGCGCCCCGAGGACGTCATCGGGATGCACTTCTTCAACCCGGCACCCGCCATGAAGCTGGTCGAGGTGGTCCGTACGGTCCTGACGGCCGACGACGTCCACGCCACCGTGCGGGCGGTCTGCGCCAAGGTCCGCAAGCACCCCGTGGACTGCGGCGACCGGGCCGGCTTCATCGTGAACGCGCTGCTGTTCCCGTACCTGAACAACGCGATCAAGATGGTCGAGGAGCACTACGCGTCCCTGGACGACATCGACGCCGCCATGAAGCTCGGCGGCGGCTACCCGATGGGCCCCTTCGAACTCCTCGACGTCGTCGGCCTGGACGTCTCGCTGGCCATCGAGAAGGTGCTGCACGCGGAGTTCCGCGACCCCGGGCTGGCCCCGGCGCCGCTGCTGGAGCACCTCGTCGCCGCGGGCTGCCTCGGCCGCAAGACCGGCCGCGGCTTCCGTGAGTACGCCCGGCGCTGA
- the pssA gene encoding CDP-diacylglycerol--serine O-phosphatidyltransferase, with protein sequence MTVIDPETQAGWAPETDEDEDDMPLSTRLSIADTLTLGNAICGFMAVYFTTTGVLIPHLTGTDDGGMARHSAAMAVILMLLASVFDLFDGLVARKLRASAMGAELDNLSDLISFGLAPAYFVVTWGMVAQDAHQRVSVVAAVVVLLAVVLRLARFSCVTLRDGIFQGMPSPFGALTVVAIVLLELPFVPTLLAIVGVAWLMVSRVEYPKPRGRLAVAMLSWIVLSMGMLAAWALDAPGGQLLLQTGCALQVVMGAMIPLFATARRVNTFRDNRRESRAESRAAQLP encoded by the coding sequence TTGACCGTGATTGATCCCGAGACACAGGCGGGCTGGGCGCCCGAGACCGACGAGGACGAGGACGACATGCCGCTGTCCACGCGGCTGTCGATAGCGGACACCCTCACCCTCGGCAACGCGATCTGCGGCTTCATGGCCGTGTACTTCACGACCACCGGGGTCCTCATCCCGCATCTGACGGGCACCGACGACGGCGGGATGGCCCGGCACAGTGCGGCGATGGCCGTGATCCTGATGCTGCTCGCGTCGGTCTTCGACCTCTTCGACGGTCTGGTGGCGCGCAAGCTGCGGGCCTCGGCGATGGGGGCCGAGCTCGACAACCTCTCCGACCTGATCAGCTTCGGCCTGGCGCCCGCGTACTTCGTCGTGACCTGGGGCATGGTCGCCCAGGACGCGCACCAGCGGGTGTCGGTGGTGGCCGCGGTCGTGGTGCTGCTGGCGGTGGTGCTCCGGCTCGCGCGGTTCTCCTGCGTCACCCTGCGTGACGGCATCTTCCAGGGCATGCCGAGCCCGTTCGGCGCCCTGACCGTCGTCGCCATCGTGCTGCTGGAGCTGCCGTTCGTGCCGACGCTGCTGGCGATCGTCGGGGTGGCCTGGCTGATGGTGAGCCGGGTCGAGTACCCCAAGCCGCGGGGCCGGCTCGCGGTGGCGATGCTCAGCTGGATCGTGCTCAGCATGGGCATGCTCGCGGCCTGGGCGCTGGACGCCCCCGGCGGCCAGCTGCTGCTGCAGACCGGCTGTGCCCTGCAGGTGGTCATGGGCGCGATGATCCCGCTGTTCGCGACGGCCCGGAGGGTCAACACCTTCCGCGACAACCGCCGCGAGTCGCGGGCCGAGTCCCGCGCCGCACAGCTCCCCTAG
- a CDS encoding TetR family transcriptional regulator, whose translation MSQPARTPPSDTPDAVTPGTRRAAAQRLKMRRELSAAAMELFATKGYEATTVDEIAAAAGVARRTFFRHFRSKEEAIFPDHDDTLVRAEAVLDAAPPHENPLDTVCRGIKEVMRMYAASPAVSVARYRLTREVPTLREAEIASVARYERLFTRYLLGHFDEGAHREGDDDPLLAEVAASAVVTAHNHVLRRWLRADAQGDVEAQLDHAFEIVRETFGAGIGAGRTGSGENPPAAVSREGEVLVAVARTDAPLDEVMRTIRKAIKERK comes from the coding sequence ATGTCCCAGCCCGCTCGCACGCCACCCTCCGACACCCCCGACGCCGTCACTCCCGGCACCCGCCGGGCGGCCGCGCAACGGCTCAAAATGCGCCGCGAATTGTCGGCGGCGGCGATGGAACTGTTTGCGACCAAGGGCTACGAGGCGACGACGGTCGACGAGATCGCGGCCGCCGCGGGCGTCGCCCGGCGGACCTTCTTCCGCCACTTCCGCTCCAAGGAAGAGGCGATCTTCCCCGACCACGACGACACCCTCGTCCGTGCGGAGGCCGTCCTGGACGCCGCTCCGCCGCACGAGAACCCGCTGGACACGGTCTGCCGCGGGATCAAGGAGGTCATGCGGATGTACGCGGCCTCCCCGGCCGTGTCGGTGGCCCGCTACCGCCTGACCCGCGAGGTCCCCACCCTGCGGGAGGCCGAGATCGCCTCGGTGGCCCGCTACGAGCGGCTGTTCACGCGCTATCTCCTGGGCCACTTCGACGAGGGGGCGCACCGCGAGGGCGACGACGATCCGCTGCTCGCCGAGGTCGCGGCGTCCGCCGTGGTCACCGCGCACAACCATGTGCTGCGGCGCTGGCTGCGGGCCGACGCCCAGGGCGATGTCGAGGCGCAGCTCGACCACGCCTTCGAGATCGTCCGGGAGACCTTCGGCGCCGGCATCGGCGCGGGCCGCACCGGCAGCGGGGAGAACCCCCCGGCGGCCGTCTCGCGGGAGGGCGAGGTGCTGGTCGCGGTGGCCCGCACGGACGCCCCGCTGGACGAGGTCATGCGCACCATCCGCAAGGCCATCAAGGAACGCAAGTAA